The following proteins are encoded in a genomic region of Periophthalmus magnuspinnatus isolate fPerMag1 chromosome 10, fPerMag1.2.pri, whole genome shotgun sequence:
- the gabra6a gene encoding gamma-aminobutyric acid receptor subunit alpha-6a isoform X2 codes for MEYTMDMFFRQMWVDERLKFEGPTEILRLNNLMVDKIWTPDTFFRNSKKSISHNMTTPNKLFRIMQNGTVLYTMRLTISAECPMQLEDFPMDGHACPLRFGSYAYTSSEIVFTWRKGLSASVDCPKESMSLLQYDLVGQALSSEIFKSNTGHYSVQVVHFLLQRKLGYYLIQTYIPLIMVVVLSQVSFWINKESVPARTVAGITTVLTMTTLSISARQSLPKVSYATAMDWFIAVCFGFVAFALVEFAAVNYFATLQAHRLKENNSKQERLEALAEEDEEDEEDTSTDSFPREGLKRRNHSMCRSERSEDPSPVPVPIFLQQGSAFPQIPQLAGTSPIDKYARILFPMAFGLFNLVYWYIYLAKDTMEKPRQYDEQI; via the exons GAGTACACCATGGACATGTTCTTCAGGCAGATGTGGGTCGACGAGCGCCTCAAATTCGAGGGTCCCACCGAAATCCTGAGACTGAACAACCTCATGGTGGATAAAATATGGACTCCAGACACGTTCTTCCGCAACTCTAAGAAATCCATCTCTCACAACATGACCACGCCCAATAAACTCTTCAGAATCATGCAGAACGGGACCGTACTTTACACCATGAG actCACCATCAGCGCAGAATGTCCGATGCAACTGGAGGATTTCCCCATGGACGGACACGCCTGCCCCCTGCGCTTCGGCAGCT ACGCCTACACCAGCAGTGAGATCGTGTTCACCTGGAGGAAGGGGCTGAGTGCGTCTGTGGACTGTCCCAAAGAGTCCATGAGTCTGCTGCAGTACGACCTGGTGGGACAAGCTCTGTCCAGCGAGATCTTCAAATCAAACACAG gTCACTACTCGGTCCAGGTCGTCCATTTTCTCCTCCAGAGGAAGTTGGGTTATTACCTGATCCAGACGTACATCCCTCTTATCATGGTGGTGGTGCTGTCCCAGGTCTCCTTCTGGATCAACAAAGAGTCTGTCCCGGCTCGGACTGTGGCAG GCATCACCACCGTGCTGACCATGACCACGCTGAGCATCAGCGCTCGCCAGTCTCTTCCTAAAGTGTCCTACGCCACCGCCATGGACTGGTTCATCGCCGTGTGCTTCGGATTCGTGGCGTTCGCTCTGGTGGAATTTGCAGCAGTGAATTATTTTGCCACACTCCAGGCCCATCGTCTGAAGGAGAACAACTCCAAACAGGAGCGACTGGAGGCGCTGGccgaggaggacgaggaggacgaggaggacacTTCG ACTGATAGTTTCCCTCGTGAAGGCCTCAAAAGGAGGAATCACTCCATGTGCCGCAGTGAGAGGAGCGAGGATCCGTCTCCGGTGCCAGTTCCCATCTTTCTGCAGCAGGGCTCGGCGTTCCCTCAGATCCCACAGTTGGCAGGAACCAGCCCCATAGACAAGTATGCACGGATCCTCTTCCCCATGGCCTTTGGGCTCTTCAACCTGGTGTACTGGTACATCTACCTCGCCAAGGACACGATGGAGAAGCCCAG GCAATATGACGAGCAGATCTGA
- the gabra6a gene encoding gamma-aminobutyric acid receptor subunit alpha-6a isoform X1, whose translation MEYTMDMFFRQMWVDERLKFEGPTEILRLNNLMVDKIWTPDTFFRNSKKSISHNMTTPNKLFRIMQNGTVLYTMRLTISAECPMQLEDFPMDGHACPLRFGSYAYTSSEIVFTWRKGLSASVDCPKESMSLLQYDLVGQALSSEIFKSNTGHYSVQVVHFLLQRKLGYYLIQTYIPLIMVVVLSQVSFWINKESVPARTVAGITTVLTMTTLSISARQSLPKVSYATAMDWFIAVCFGFVAFALVEFAAVNYFATLQAHRLKENNSKQERLEALAEEDEEDEEDTSQTDSFPREGLKRRNHSMCRSERSEDPSPVPVPIFLQQGSAFPQIPQLAGTSPIDKYARILFPMAFGLFNLVYWYIYLAKDTMEKPRQYDEQI comes from the exons GAGTACACCATGGACATGTTCTTCAGGCAGATGTGGGTCGACGAGCGCCTCAAATTCGAGGGTCCCACCGAAATCCTGAGACTGAACAACCTCATGGTGGATAAAATATGGACTCCAGACACGTTCTTCCGCAACTCTAAGAAATCCATCTCTCACAACATGACCACGCCCAATAAACTCTTCAGAATCATGCAGAACGGGACCGTACTTTACACCATGAG actCACCATCAGCGCAGAATGTCCGATGCAACTGGAGGATTTCCCCATGGACGGACACGCCTGCCCCCTGCGCTTCGGCAGCT ACGCCTACACCAGCAGTGAGATCGTGTTCACCTGGAGGAAGGGGCTGAGTGCGTCTGTGGACTGTCCCAAAGAGTCCATGAGTCTGCTGCAGTACGACCTGGTGGGACAAGCTCTGTCCAGCGAGATCTTCAAATCAAACACAG gTCACTACTCGGTCCAGGTCGTCCATTTTCTCCTCCAGAGGAAGTTGGGTTATTACCTGATCCAGACGTACATCCCTCTTATCATGGTGGTGGTGCTGTCCCAGGTCTCCTTCTGGATCAACAAAGAGTCTGTCCCGGCTCGGACTGTGGCAG GCATCACCACCGTGCTGACCATGACCACGCTGAGCATCAGCGCTCGCCAGTCTCTTCCTAAAGTGTCCTACGCCACCGCCATGGACTGGTTCATCGCCGTGTGCTTCGGATTCGTGGCGTTCGCTCTGGTGGAATTTGCAGCAGTGAATTATTTTGCCACACTCCAGGCCCATCGTCTGAAGGAGAACAACTCCAAACAGGAGCGACTGGAGGCGCTGGccgaggaggacgaggaggacgaggaggacacTTCG caGACTGATAGTTTCCCTCGTGAAGGCCTCAAAAGGAGGAATCACTCCATGTGCCGCAGTGAGAGGAGCGAGGATCCGTCTCCGGTGCCAGTTCCCATCTTTCTGCAGCAGGGCTCGGCGTTCCCTCAGATCCCACAGTTGGCAGGAACCAGCCCCATAGACAAGTATGCACGGATCCTCTTCCCCATGGCCTTTGGGCTCTTCAACCTGGTGTACTGGTACATCTACCTCGCCAAGGACACGATGGAGAAGCCCAG GCAATATGACGAGCAGATCTGA